From Streptomyces cyaneogriseus subsp. noncyanogenus, the proteins below share one genomic window:
- a CDS encoding response regulator transcription factor: protein MEQTHTSHNGTTAATPGAQRRVLVVEDDQTIVDAIANRLRAEGFLVQTAGDGPAAVDTAEAWQPDLLILDIMLPGFDGLEVCRRVQAQRPVPVLMLTARDDETDMLVGLGVGADDYMTKPFSMRELAARVHVLLRRVERAALAAATPRSGILRLGELEIDHAQRRVRVKSEDVHLTPTEFDLLVCLANTPRAVLSREQLLAEVWDWADASGTRTVDSHIKALRRKIGAERIRTVHGVGYALETPTP, encoded by the coding sequence ATGGAGCAGACACACACCTCCCACAACGGCACGACGGCGGCTACCCCGGGCGCGCAGCGCCGGGTGCTGGTGGTCGAGGACGACCAGACGATCGTGGACGCCATCGCGAACCGCCTGCGCGCCGAGGGATTCCTGGTGCAAACGGCGGGCGACGGACCGGCCGCCGTGGACACCGCCGAGGCGTGGCAGCCCGACCTGCTGATCCTCGACATCATGCTGCCGGGCTTCGACGGCCTGGAGGTCTGCCGGCGGGTGCAGGCGCAGCGCCCGGTCCCGGTGCTGATGCTCACCGCGCGCGACGACGAGACGGACATGCTGGTCGGGCTCGGCGTCGGCGCCGACGACTACATGACCAAGCCGTTCTCCATGCGGGAGCTGGCCGCCCGGGTGCATGTGCTGCTGCGCCGGGTGGAGCGGGCCGCGCTGGCCGCCGCGACGCCGCGCAGCGGCATCCTGCGCCTGGGCGAGCTGGAGATCGACCACGCCCAGCGCCGGGTGCGGGTGAAGTCCGAGGACGTCCACCTGACGCCGACCGAGTTCGACCTGCTGGTCTGCCTGGCGAACACGCCGCGCGCGGTGCTCTCCCGCGAGCAGCTCCTCGCCGAGGTGTGGGACTGGGCGGACGCCTCCGGCACCCGGACGGTCGACAGCCACATCAAGGCGCTGCGGCGGAAGATCGGCGCCGAACGCATCCGTACCGTGCACGGCGTGGGCTACGCCCTGGAGACGCCGACGCCATGA
- a CDS encoding spermidine synthase → MSMAYDIPEAPEVLDRREGPYGEVVLRRHGALLQIIANGCFLMDTSDGRSERRLVDAALAALDASAGPPAPHVLIGGLGVGFSLAHAAAQPCWGRITVVEREPAVIDWHRSGPLSELSRQALADPRTEVVAADLTEFVNETSDTFDALCLDIDNGPGWTVTEGNEALYAASGLASCARVLRPGGVLAVWSAEPSPEFEETLRNAGFQQVRTEEIPVARGVPDVVHLGVRPG, encoded by the coding sequence ATGTCCATGGCGTACGACATTCCCGAAGCACCCGAAGTACTGGACCGCCGGGAGGGCCCCTACGGCGAGGTCGTGCTGCGCCGGCACGGCGCACTGCTGCAGATCATCGCCAACGGCTGCTTCCTGATGGACACCTCCGACGGCCGCTCGGAACGCCGGCTGGTGGACGCGGCGCTGGCCGCGCTCGACGCCTCCGCCGGCCCCCCGGCGCCGCACGTGCTCATCGGCGGCCTGGGCGTCGGCTTCTCGCTCGCCCACGCGGCCGCGCAGCCCTGCTGGGGGCGGATCACGGTCGTCGAACGCGAGCCGGCGGTGATCGACTGGCACCGCTCGGGCCCGCTGTCCGAGCTCTCCCGCCAGGCCCTGGCCGACCCGCGCACCGAGGTGGTCGCAGCGGACCTCACCGAATTCGTCAATGAGACTTCCGACACATTCGACGCCCTGTGTCTCGACATCGACAACGGCCCCGGCTGGACGGTCACCGAGGGCAACGAAGCGCTCTACGCAGCGTCCGGACTGGCAAGCTGCGCAAGGGTGTTGAGGCCCGGCGGGGTACTCGCGGTGTGGTCCGCCGAGCCCTCTCCGGAATTCGAAGAAACCTTGCGTAATGCCGGGTTCCAGCAGGTGCGTACCGAAGAGATCCCCGTTGCCCGGGGCGTTCCCGACGTCGTCCACCTCGGCGTCCGACCTGGATAG
- the lon gene encoding endopeptidase La, with the protein MALESAASAPLTLPVLPLDDEVVLPGMVVPLDLSDSEVRAAVEAAQAAARSEPGKPRVLLVPRVDGTYAATGVLGTVEQVGRLADGDPGALIRGRARVKIGAGTTGPGAALWVEGTRIDESVPDPLPGHVAELVKEYKALATAWLKKRGAWQVVDRVQAIDEVSALADNSGYSPFLTTEQKVELLETADPVARLKLATQQLRDHLAEQDVAESIAKDVQEGVDRQQREFLLRRQLEAVRKELRELNGEGKDPAEESDDYRARVEAADLPEKVREAALKEVDKLERASDASPEGSWIRTWLDTVLEMPWNERTEDAYDIQGAKEILDAEHAGLEDVKERITEYLAVRKRRAERGLGVVGGRRGGAVLALVGPPGVGKTSLGESVAHAMGRKFVRVALGGVRDEAEIRGHRRTYVGALPGRIVRAVKEAGTMNPVVLLDEIDKVGSDFRGDPAAALLEVLDPAQNHTFRDHYLEVELDLSDVVFLATANVLEAIPEALADRMDVVRLDGYTEDEKVVIARDHLLPRQMERAGLDPEEVTVDESALRKLAGEYTREAGVRNLERYVARLLRKVAARHELGERELPLTVTDADLRDLVGRPHHVPESAQDPAERRTSVPGVATGLAVTGAGGDVLYVEASLADPETGAAGLTLTGQLGDVMKESAQIALSFLRSHGAELELPVGDLKDRGVHIHFPAGAVPKDGPSAGITMTTALASLLSGRPVRADVAMTGEVSLTGRVLPIGGVKQKLLAAHRAGITTVIIPKRNEPDLDDVPAEVLDTLEVHAVTDVRRVLELALTPAVSGAEPEVPVAA; encoded by the coding sequence ATGGCTCTTGAGTCCGCAGCGTCCGCGCCGCTCACCCTGCCCGTGCTGCCGCTGGACGACGAGGTGGTGCTGCCCGGGATGGTGGTCCCGCTGGACCTCAGCGACTCCGAGGTACGCGCCGCCGTGGAGGCCGCGCAGGCCGCCGCCCGGTCGGAGCCCGGCAAGCCCAGGGTCCTCCTGGTGCCGCGCGTCGACGGGACGTACGCCGCCACCGGTGTGCTGGGCACGGTGGAGCAGGTGGGCCGGCTGGCCGACGGCGACCCGGGCGCCCTCATCCGGGGCCGGGCCCGCGTGAAGATCGGCGCCGGCACCACCGGCCCGGGCGCGGCGCTGTGGGTCGAGGGGACCCGGATCGACGAGAGCGTGCCGGACCCGCTGCCCGGCCACGTCGCCGAACTCGTCAAGGAGTACAAGGCCCTCGCCACCGCCTGGCTGAAGAAGCGCGGCGCCTGGCAGGTCGTCGACCGCGTCCAGGCCATCGACGAGGTCTCCGCGCTCGCCGACAACTCCGGCTACTCGCCGTTCCTGACCACCGAGCAGAAGGTGGAGCTGCTGGAGACCGCCGACCCGGTGGCCCGGCTGAAGCTCGCCACCCAGCAGCTCCGCGACCATCTCGCCGAGCAGGACGTGGCCGAGTCCATCGCCAAGGACGTCCAGGAGGGCGTCGACCGGCAGCAGCGGGAGTTCCTGCTGCGCCGTCAGCTCGAAGCCGTCCGCAAGGAGCTGCGCGAGCTGAACGGCGAGGGCAAGGACCCCGCCGAGGAGTCCGACGACTACCGCGCCCGGGTGGAGGCCGCCGACCTGCCCGAGAAGGTCCGCGAGGCCGCGCTGAAGGAGGTCGACAAGCTGGAGCGGGCCTCCGACGCCTCGCCCGAGGGCTCGTGGATCCGCACCTGGCTCGACACGGTCCTGGAGATGCCGTGGAACGAGCGCACCGAGGACGCGTACGACATCCAGGGCGCCAAGGAGATCCTCGACGCCGAGCACGCCGGGCTGGAGGACGTCAAGGAGCGGATCACCGAGTACCTGGCCGTGCGCAAGCGGCGCGCGGAGCGGGGGCTCGGCGTCGTCGGCGGGCGGCGGGGAGGCGCGGTGCTGGCGCTCGTCGGCCCGCCCGGCGTCGGCAAGACCTCCCTCGGCGAGTCGGTGGCCCACGCCATGGGGCGGAAGTTCGTCCGGGTCGCCCTGGGCGGCGTCCGCGACGAGGCCGAGATCCGCGGCCACCGCCGCACCTACGTCGGCGCCCTGCCCGGCCGGATCGTACGCGCGGTCAAGGAGGCCGGGACGATGAACCCGGTGGTGCTCCTGGACGAGATCGACAAGGTCGGCTCCGACTTCCGCGGCGACCCGGCGGCGGCCCTGCTGGAGGTCCTCGACCCGGCGCAGAACCACACCTTCCGGGACCACTACCTGGAGGTCGAGCTGGATCTGTCGGACGTCGTCTTCCTGGCCACCGCCAACGTCCTGGAGGCGATCCCGGAGGCGCTCGCCGACCGCATGGACGTCGTCCGCCTGGACGGCTACACCGAGGACGAGAAGGTCGTCATCGCCCGCGACCACCTGCTGCCGCGCCAGATGGAGCGGGCGGGCCTGGACCCGGAGGAGGTGACCGTCGACGAGAGCGCGCTGCGCAAGCTGGCCGGCGAGTACACGCGCGAGGCCGGCGTGCGCAACCTGGAGCGGTACGTGGCCCGGCTGCTGCGCAAGGTCGCGGCCCGGCACGAACTGGGCGAGCGGGAGCTGCCCCTCACCGTCACCGACGCCGACCTGCGCGACCTGGTCGGCCGGCCGCACCACGTGCCCGAGTCGGCCCAGGACCCGGCCGAGCGCCGCACCTCCGTCCCCGGCGTGGCGACGGGGCTGGCGGTCACCGGCGCGGGCGGCGACGTGCTCTACGTCGAGGCGTCGCTCGCGGACCCCGAGACGGGCGCGGCGGGGCTGACCCTGACCGGCCAGCTGGGAGACGTGATGAAGGAGTCGGCGCAGATCGCCCTGAGCTTCCTGCGCAGCCACGGCGCCGAGCTGGAACTGCCGGTCGGCGACCTGAAGGACCGGGGAGTGCACATCCACTTCCCGGCGGGCGCGGTCCCCAAGGACGGCCCGAGCGCCGGCATCACCATGACCACCGCCCTGGCCTCCCTCCTGTCCGGCCGTCCGGTCCGCGCCGACGTGGCGATGACCGGCGAGGTCTCGCTGACCGGGCGGGTGCTGCCCATCGGCGGGGTGAAGCAGAAGCTGCTCGCGGCGCACCGGGCGGGCATCACCACGGTGATCATCCCCAAGCGCAACGAGCCCGACCTGGACGACGTCCCGGCCGAGGTCCTCGACACGCTGGAGGTCCACGCCGTGACGGACGTCCGCCGGGTGCTGGAGCTGGCCCTGACACCGGCGGTCAGCGGCGCGGAGCCGGAGGTGCCGGTCGCGGCGTGA
- a CDS encoding lysozyme, which translates to MPVHRSGTARTRRLTAIGSLLAAFSLFLTAPAQSATDAGVPPRGSAHMGMGVLAHDGQHGTPVPGDATQTEGVDVSSHQGNVAWSSLWSSGVKWAYVKATEGTYYTNPYFAQQYNGSYNVGMIRGAYHFATPDTTSGAAQANYFVDHGGGWSRDGKTLPGALDIEWNPYGAACYGKTQSEMVAWIRDFLNTYKARTGRDAVIYTATSWWTQCTGNYGGFATANPLWIARYATTVGTLPAGWSYYTMWQYTSSGPIVGDHNKFNGALDRVVALANG; encoded by the coding sequence ATGCCCGTGCACAGATCCGGAACGGCCCGCACCCGGCGCCTGACCGCCATCGGGAGCCTGCTCGCCGCCTTCTCCCTCTTCCTCACCGCCCCCGCCCAGTCCGCGACGGACGCCGGCGTCCCGCCCCGCGGCTCCGCCCACATGGGCATGGGCGTCCTGGCCCACGACGGGCAGCACGGCACGCCCGTCCCCGGCGACGCCACCCAGACCGAGGGCGTCGACGTCTCCAGCCACCAGGGCAACGTCGCCTGGTCCAGCCTGTGGAGCAGCGGGGTGAAGTGGGCCTACGTCAAGGCCACCGAGGGGACGTACTACACGAACCCCTACTTCGCCCAGCAGTACAACGGGTCGTACAACGTCGGCATGATCCGCGGTGCGTACCACTTCGCCACCCCGGACACCACCAGCGGCGCCGCCCAGGCCAACTACTTCGTCGACCACGGCGGCGGCTGGTCCCGCGACGGCAAGACGCTGCCGGGCGCGCTCGACATCGAGTGGAACCCCTACGGCGCCGCCTGCTACGGCAAGACGCAGAGCGAGATGGTCGCCTGGATCCGCGACTTCCTGAACACCTACAAGGCGCGCACCGGCCGCGACGCCGTGATCTACACGGCCACGAGCTGGTGGACCCAGTGCACCGGCAACTACGGCGGCTTCGCCACCGCCAACCCGCTGTGGATCGCCCGCTACGCCACCACGGTGGGGACGCTGCCGGCGGGCTGGAGCTACTACACCATGTGGCAGTACACGTCCTCCGGGCCGATCGTCGGCGACCACAACAAGTTCAACGGGGCCCTGGACCGGGTGGTGGCGCTCGCCAACGGCTGA
- a CDS encoding MarR family winged helix-turn-helix transcriptional regulator produces MREDGNDGGHRGESGAALCGGVTGSGVNQPEFLALERELTVLLRRARANQGEMARQVHPDLESSAYGILVRLDECGRQRATELAAYIGVGKATMSRQLRALEELGLVAREPDPADGRAWLVALTREGHDRVSRVRQARRARYAGRLADWDPREVAELARLLHRLNRGMEK; encoded by the coding sequence GTGCGGGAAGACGGAAACGACGGCGGACACCGGGGTGAATCCGGGGCCGCGCTCTGCGGAGGAGTGACCGGCAGTGGTGTGAACCAGCCCGAGTTCCTGGCGCTCGAGCGCGAGCTGACGGTGCTGCTGCGGCGCGCCCGCGCCAATCAGGGCGAGATGGCCCGCCAGGTCCACCCCGACCTGGAGTCGTCCGCCTACGGCATCCTCGTCCGGCTGGACGAGTGCGGCCGGCAGCGGGCCACCGAGCTCGCCGCCTACATCGGCGTCGGCAAGGCCACGATGTCGCGCCAGCTCCGCGCCCTGGAGGAGCTGGGCCTGGTCGCCCGCGAACCCGACCCCGCCGACGGCCGGGCCTGGCTGGTCGCCCTCACCCGGGAGGGCCACGACCGGGTCTCCCGGGTCCGGCAGGCGCGCCGCGCCCGGTACGCCGGCCGGCTCGCCGACTGGGACCCGCGCGAGGTCGCGGAGCTGGCCCGGCTGCTGCACCGGCTGAACCGGGGGATGGAGAAGTAG
- a CDS encoding protein phosphatase 2C domain-containing protein, with protein MRTELFSRPGDPDRPNEDFASVGLPACGQGGSLVVLDGVTPPRGDTGCSHTVPWFTARLGGALTELTVSLPDVPLVDALSRAIARTAETHSATCDLSHPRTPQATVVLARWSPETVEYLVLSDSALLAESPDGTVTPLLDDRLARLPRAALATEALADATLRNREGGFFTAAADPSVAARAVTGVLPRGEVTALAALTDGAARWVERFREGDWADCFRLVRKEGPRALVDRVRELERERAARGLAGRGKTHDDATVVYVEP; from the coding sequence ATGCGCACCGAACTCTTCTCGCGGCCGGGCGATCCGGACCGCCCCAACGAGGACTTCGCGAGTGTCGGACTACCGGCTTGCGGACAGGGCGGTTCGCTCGTGGTGCTGGACGGGGTGACGCCGCCGCGGGGCGACACCGGCTGTTCGCACACGGTGCCCTGGTTCACCGCGCGCCTCGGTGGAGCCCTGACCGAACTGACCGTTTCACTCCCGGATGTTCCTCTCGTCGACGCGCTGTCCCGCGCGATCGCGCGTACCGCCGAGACGCACTCCGCAACCTGTGACCTTTCTCACCCCCGAACGCCTCAGGCGACGGTCGTCCTGGCGCGCTGGTCACCGGAGACGGTGGAGTATCTGGTGCTCTCCGACTCGGCACTGCTGGCCGAGTCCCCCGACGGCACGGTCACACCGCTCCTGGACGACCGGCTGGCCCGGCTGCCCCGCGCCGCCCTGGCCACGGAGGCGCTCGCCGACGCCACCCTGCGCAACAGGGAGGGCGGCTTCTTCACGGCCGCCGCCGATCCGTCGGTGGCGGCGCGCGCGGTGACGGGAGTCCTGCCGCGCGGGGAGGTGACGGCGCTGGCCGCCCTGACCGACGGGGCGGCCCGCTGGGTGGAGAGGTTCCGGGAGGGCGACTGGGCGGACTGCTTCCGGCTGGTGCGCAAGGAGGGTCCGCGGGCCCTGGTGGACCGGGTGCGGGAGCTGGAGCGCGAGCGGGCCGCGCGGGGCCTCGCGGGACGGGGCAAGACCCACGACGACGCCACCGTGGTCTACGTGGAGCCGTGA
- a CDS encoding nitrate- and nitrite sensing domain-containing protein produces the protein MRAPVQKTRPRRTGKQTAPAQNAEQTPGSPGPAAPSAPVGKGRPTHVRNRLIVAVAVVAAAIAGAGAPSVVAASHQLSDTQELVTLAEQTEDALALAHSLADERDEVTPYIAAGRPRAKAPSEQHSARVDRQVEELRADSDMPAALREDLDGIAALRRSALTGKSTALEAHQAYSAVITELHRLAERLAERMPPRAGAGAYALAELDSAVQQAAATRGLLLAALDVPHSTQTVIDPMTGLPTTTGTSSDADTAQRDALAAAAQQARVRSDAALAAFREAAPKAARDGFDSTVTGPEVNSAEKYLAALTDGPTLSDEDLGTSVKKLDAALSARVDAMRGAEAALYDRRTKDLERLRDDDVTALEIRVAVLGALMLLAVGIATAMARSLTRPLAVLRRGSARLAEAENPAAQEPVAFTGRNDEFAQVVRSVNALHAHAAALAERVTTLEADRKHLVGQRQKMADAREELRAELAESTARLETLRKSIGGTFVSLALRTLGLVERQLAVIEGLEEREQDPERLSTLFKLDHFATVMRRHNENLLVLAGTEHVQHTAGPVPLVDVVRAAVSEIERYERVRIAALPPHAHVAGFAADDLSHLLAELMENATSFSPPDVPVEVSGWLLENGEVMLSVQDEGIGMTAERLERLNARLTDFDPDAPYDQDGDDGLGLGLYVVARLAHRHGARVQLREQKQGGVAAVVVLPTTLLAAEPASPKPPVPERTAADGTQTVSLPGAAAEANSNVLHGRSEDEDLLVSLAERAVRRSEAAERAAQQAAERTAAPEPQAAAPQAAAAEPHAPERRPAAAPEEDAAPRPAAQPRPQEPAEALETVSETTMELLLPAPARAPQEPDPTATGPEPSAPTGSGAESEPAHHRVADEPYEPDEPVTDKGLPKRTPKITTPSSAPRPRTGSVDAEALRRRLGGFHRGAEAGRRDVEAEIAEQTTQTQAPTTGTARPATSEEATGGTVEEATS, from the coding sequence ATGCGAGCACCGGTGCAGAAGACGCGGCCTCGTCGCACAGGCAAGCAGACGGCCCCCGCACAGAACGCGGAGCAGACCCCCGGCAGCCCCGGCCCCGCCGCCCCGAGCGCGCCCGTGGGCAAGGGCCGCCCGACGCATGTGCGCAACCGCCTCATCGTCGCCGTCGCGGTGGTGGCCGCCGCCATCGCCGGGGCGGGCGCGCCGTCGGTCGTCGCCGCCTCCCACCAACTGAGCGACACCCAGGAACTGGTGACGCTCGCCGAGCAGACCGAGGACGCCCTCGCGCTCGCCCACTCCCTCGCCGACGAGCGGGACGAGGTCACCCCGTACATCGCCGCCGGCCGCCCCCGGGCCAAGGCGCCCTCGGAGCAGCACAGCGCCCGTGTGGACCGGCAGGTGGAGGAGTTGCGCGCCGACTCCGACATGCCCGCCGCGCTGCGCGAGGACCTCGACGGCATCGCCGCCCTGCGCCGCTCCGCGCTCACCGGCAAGAGCACCGCCCTGGAGGCGCACCAGGCGTACTCCGCCGTCATCACCGAACTGCACCGGCTCGCCGAGCGGCTGGCCGAGCGGATGCCGCCCCGCGCGGGCGCCGGCGCCTACGCCCTGGCCGAGCTGGACTCCGCCGTCCAGCAGGCCGCCGCCACCCGCGGCCTGCTCCTCGCCGCCCTCGACGTGCCGCACAGCACCCAGACCGTCATCGACCCGATGACCGGCCTGCCCACGACCACCGGCACCTCCTCCGACGCCGACACCGCGCAGCGCGACGCGCTGGCCGCCGCCGCGCAGCAGGCCCGGGTGCGCTCCGACGCCGCCCTCGCCGCCTTCCGCGAGGCCGCGCCCAAGGCCGCCCGGGACGGCTTCGACTCCACGGTCACCGGACCCGAGGTCAACTCCGCCGAGAAGTACCTGGCCGCCCTCACCGACGGGCCCACCCTCTCCGACGAGGACCTCGGCACCAGCGTCAAGAAGCTGGACGCCGCGCTGTCCGCCCGCGTCGACGCGATGCGCGGCGCGGAGGCCGCCCTGTACGACCGCCGCACCAAGGACCTGGAGCGGCTGCGCGACGACGACGTCACCGCGCTGGAGATCCGCGTCGCCGTCCTCGGCGCCCTGATGCTGCTCGCCGTCGGCATCGCCACCGCCATGGCCCGCTCGCTCACCCGGCCGCTGGCGGTGCTGCGCCGCGGCTCGGCCCGGCTCGCCGAGGCGGAGAACCCCGCCGCGCAGGAGCCCGTCGCCTTCACCGGCCGCAACGACGAGTTCGCCCAGGTCGTCCGCTCCGTCAACGCCCTGCACGCGCACGCCGCGGCGCTGGCCGAGCGCGTCACGACGCTGGAGGCCGACCGCAAGCACCTGGTCGGCCAGCGGCAGAAGATGGCCGACGCGCGCGAGGAACTGCGTGCCGAGCTGGCCGAGTCCACCGCCCGCCTGGAAACCCTGCGCAAGAGCATCGGCGGCACCTTCGTCAGCCTCGCCCTGCGCACCCTGGGCCTGGTGGAGCGGCAGCTCGCCGTGATCGAGGGCCTGGAGGAGCGCGAGCAGGACCCGGAGCGCCTGTCCACCCTCTTCAAGCTCGACCACTTCGCCACGGTCATGCGCCGGCACAACGAGAACCTGCTGGTCCTCGCCGGTACCGAGCACGTCCAGCACACCGCCGGCCCGGTCCCGCTCGTCGACGTGGTCCGCGCCGCGGTCAGCGAGATCGAGCGCTACGAGCGGGTCCGCATCGCCGCCCTGCCGCCGCACGCGCACGTCGCCGGATTCGCCGCCGACGACCTCTCCCACCTGCTGGCCGAACTCATGGAGAACGCCACCTCGTTCTCCCCGCCCGACGTGCCCGTCGAGGTCTCCGGCTGGCTGCTGGAGAACGGCGAGGTCATGCTCTCCGTCCAGGACGAGGGCATCGGCATGACCGCCGAGCGGCTGGAGCGGCTCAACGCGCGCCTGACCGACTTCGACCCGGACGCCCCCTACGACCAGGACGGCGACGACGGGCTCGGGCTCGGCCTGTACGTCGTGGCCCGCCTGGCCCACCGGCACGGCGCCCGGGTGCAGCTGCGGGAGCAGAAGCAGGGGGGCGTGGCGGCGGTCGTCGTCCTGCCCACCACGCTGCTGGCCGCCGAGCCGGCCTCGCCCAAGCCGCCGGTGCCGGAGCGCACCGCAGCCGACGGCACCCAGACCGTCTCCCTGCCGGGCGCCGCCGCCGAGGCCAACTCCAACGTCCTGCACGGCCGCTCGGAGGACGAGGACCTGCTGGTGTCGCTGGCGGAGCGGGCCGTACGGCGCTCCGAGGCCGCCGAGCGGGCCGCGCAGCAGGCGGCCGAGCGGACCGCCGCGCCCGAGCCGCAGGCCGCCGCCCCGCAGGCCGCCGCTGCGGAGCCCCACGCGCCCGAGCGGCGGCCCGCGGCCGCCCCCGAGGAGGACGCCGCGCCGCGCCCGGCCGCGCAGCCCCGCCCGCAGGAGCCCGCCGAGGCCCTGGAGACCGTCTCCGAGACCACCATGGAACTCCTGCTCCCGGCGCCCGCGCGCGCCCCGCAGGAACCCGACCCCACGGCCACCGGCCCGGAGCCGTCCGCCCCCACCGGCTCCGGGGCCGAGTCCGAACCCGCGCACCACCGCGTCGCCGACGAGCCGTACGAACCGGACGAGCCCGTCACCGACAAGGGCCTGCCCAAGCGGACTCCGAAGATCACCACTCCCTCCTCGGCCCCGCGCCCGCGCACGGGGTCCGTCGACGCCGAGGCCCTGCGCCGCCGTCTGGGCGGCTTCCACCGCGGAGCGGAGGCCGGCCGGCGCGACGTGGAGGCGGAGATCGCGGAACAGACCACCCAGACCCAGGCACCGACCACCGGAACAGCTCGACCAGCCACATCCGAAGAAGCCACGGGGGGCACTGTCGAGGAGGCAACCAGTTGA
- a CDS encoding roadblock/LC7 domain-containing protein — protein sequence MTAPSTFGLSSEARNLHWLLTNLVEEVPGILSVAVVSSDGLLLLSSDPGQQNAARQAQGERRTGPRGSAADLATIVSGIGSLTVGAARLMDYGGVKHTMVAMDEGSLFVMSISDGSLLGVHGSADCDMSVVAYHMALFVGRAGHVLTPELRSELRKSLESESMGSTR from the coding sequence TTGACCGCGCCCAGTACCTTCGGACTGAGCAGTGAAGCCCGCAATCTCCACTGGCTGCTGACCAATCTCGTCGAGGAGGTGCCCGGCATCCTCTCGGTGGCGGTGGTCTCCTCCGACGGCCTGCTGCTGCTCTCGTCCGACCCCGGTCAGCAGAACGCGGCCCGCCAGGCACAGGGGGAGCGGCGCACCGGTCCGCGCGGCTCCGCCGCGGACCTCGCCACCATCGTCTCCGGCATCGGCAGCCTGACCGTCGGCGCCGCCCGGCTGATGGACTACGGCGGGGTCAAGCACACGATGGTGGCCATGGACGAGGGCAGCCTGTTCGTGATGTCGATCAGCGACGGTTCGCTGCTCGGCGTCCACGGCTCCGCGGACTGCGACATGAGTGTCGTCGCGTACCACATGGCGCTGTTCGTCGGCCGGGCCGGCCACGTCCTGACGCCCGAACTCCGCAGCGAGCTCCGCAAGTCCCTGGAGTCCGAGTCGATGGGGAGTACCCGATGA
- a CDS encoding DUF742 domain-containing protein produces MSSVQKKQQLPVRGADRKPARVRPYSLTGGRTRFGHVLLVETFVGTTAALEAADERKELTNGSLTTRVMPEMRAIVELCRRMRTVAEIAALLKMPLGVVRVLLSDLADQGKIRVYGTGTGHGTGRPNRVLLERVLSGLRRL; encoded by the coding sequence ATGAGCAGCGTGCAGAAGAAGCAGCAGCTTCCGGTGCGCGGCGCCGACCGCAAACCCGCCCGTGTACGTCCCTACTCGCTCACCGGCGGACGGACCCGTTTCGGCCACGTCCTGCTCGTGGAGACGTTCGTGGGGACCACGGCCGCCCTCGAAGCGGCCGACGAGCGCAAGGAACTGACGAACGGTTCGCTCACCACCCGCGTGATGCCGGAGATGCGGGCCATCGTCGAACTGTGCCGCCGTATGCGTACGGTGGCCGAGATCGCCGCGCTGCTGAAGATGCCGCTCGGCGTGGTCCGCGTGCTCCTCAGCGATCTCGCGGACCAGGGAAAGATCCGTGTGTACGGAACCGGAACCGGCCACGGGACGGGCCGTCCGAACCGTGTGCTGCTGGAAAGGGTGCTGAGTGGACTCCGCCGTCTCTGA
- a CDS encoding GTP-binding protein, with translation MDSAVSDAAAFGVSPLVEDDEPSQPWQTDRTRAPIATKIVVAGGFGVGKTTLVTSVSEITPLQTEALMTEASEDHDDLTATPDKVTTTVAMDFGRITLDDDLVLYLFGTPGQQRFWFMWDDLVRGAIGAVVMADTRRLKDCFPALDYFESCGLPYVVAVNHFDGSQMFEPEDVREALTIPRHVPVLIMDARRRISVIETLLALVGHALEETPE, from the coding sequence GTGGACTCCGCCGTCTCTGACGCCGCCGCCTTCGGCGTCTCCCCGCTCGTCGAGGACGACGAGCCGTCGCAGCCGTGGCAGACGGACCGCACCCGCGCCCCGATCGCCACGAAGATCGTGGTGGCGGGCGGCTTCGGCGTCGGCAAGACCACGCTCGTCACCTCCGTCTCGGAGATCACGCCTTTGCAGACCGAGGCGCTGATGACCGAGGCGAGCGAGGACCACGACGACCTGACCGCCACGCCGGACAAGGTCACCACCACGGTGGCCATGGACTTCGGCCGCATCACGCTCGACGACGACCTGGTGCTGTACCTGTTCGGCACGCCGGGCCAGCAGCGGTTCTGGTTCATGTGGGACGACCTGGTGCGCGGCGCGATCGGCGCCGTCGTCATGGCCGACACCCGCCGTCTGAAGGACTGCTTCCCGGCGCTCGACTACTTCGAGAGCTGCGGCCTGCCGTACGTCGTGGCGGTGAACCACTTCGACGGCAGCCAGATGTTCGAGCCGGAGGACGTACGGGAGGCGCTGACGATCCCGCGGCACGTACCCGTGCTGATCATGGACGCGCGACGCCGCATCTCGGTGATCGAGACCCTCCTGGCCCTCGTCGGCCACGCGCTCGAGGAGACCCCCGAGTAG